Proteins from a single region of Parabacteroides sp. FAFU027:
- a CDS encoding fibronectin type III domain-containing protein, with amino-acid sequence MSTCRILNSYERYSDSELSVSLGRIISNIKGNPSFPDPKPTVAEDENLKVEYDGSLSAAQSGDRVKIALKNEKRVEVIDLKHRWARYVELEANGSRTIMLSSGFDVSKERTSTVELDQPQNVKVFDGKNPGELVASCDGLAGAKSYIFQYTTDPLSDSSVWTNEPTTKSEFTFKGLKSGQKYWFRVVAVGSNDQRTVSIVVSRIVQ; translated from the coding sequence ATGAGTACTTGCCGAATATTAAATAGTTACGAACGGTATTCTGATTCGGAGCTAAGTGTGAGTCTGGGACGGATTATCTCCAATATAAAGGGGAATCCAAGTTTTCCAGACCCTAAGCCTACAGTTGCGGAGGATGAAAATCTCAAAGTTGAATATGACGGCAGTCTGTCGGCAGCCCAATCGGGCGACCGGGTCAAGATTGCTCTTAAAAATGAAAAACGGGTAGAGGTCATTGACCTGAAGCACCGTTGGGCTCGATATGTAGAGCTTGAAGCTAACGGTAGCCGCACCATTATGTTGAGTTCAGGTTTTGATGTGAGCAAAGAGCGCACATCGACTGTCGAGCTTGACCAACCACAGAATGTCAAAGTGTTTGACGGGAAAAATCCCGGAGAGCTGGTTGCATCTTGTGATGGATTGGCCGGCGCTAAGTCTTACATCTTCCAATACACGACTGACCCGCTTAGCGACAGTAGTGTGTGGACCAATGAGCCGACTACCAAGTCGGAATTCACCTTCAAAGGACTGAAGTCAGGACAGAAGTATTGGTTTCGCGTAGTTGCAGTCGGTAGTAACGACCAGCGTACCGTTTCCATTGTGGTGTCCCGCATCGTGCAATAA